DNA sequence from the Alosa sapidissima isolate fAloSap1 chromosome 13, fAloSap1.pri, whole genome shotgun sequence genome:
ATGAGGAGGTCGTTGAGGAGGCTGAAGTCCAGCCTCTGGTGTCCGAGTAGCAGCAGGATGATGGACAGCTTGTACTGCAGCCGCAGGAAGACGCGCACGCCCACGTACTGCAGGCAGAAAAGGGCGGACAGCGCCACCCACAGGAGGGAGGTGAACAAGCTGCAGCCGAAGTAGAGCAGGAAGCGCACGAAGCCGTACATCAAGCGCGACTTCAGGTACAGGTCGAAGTTGTTGTACTTGGAGCGCACCAGCTGTGCGGTGCGCGCCGGGCCGCAGGCCGAGTGCATGCAGGTGGTGTGGGGGCCATGGAAGGAGCGAACCCGCCGAGGGATGGGGATCACAGGCATGGGTGGGCTAGGCGAGCCCCAGGCTGCGGCGGCGGGGCCAGGCCCAGCTGCGGGTCTGCACTGCTGAAGGCAAGGCCGAGCTCCTCATCGTCCGCACGTGTACGTGCAGGCAGGTCTCCTGCACACTATAGCATCTCTCACTGGCACGCTGTCGCTCTATCAGGCATGGCATTCAGTGGCTGGGTCCATGGCAACAGAACTCTACAAACAACGCAAGTCAAACATTAGTAAGCCAGCCACACACCTGCTTTTCATCTCATAATTGTGTGTATGAATTATTACAACAGAAACACTATTACCAGCACccttcctctcactcactctttctatgATTTACAATACACTGACCATGCCATGACAACAACAGTTAATATCAGTTTAGTAATATCAGTTTCGTCACTGTTTATTAAACCTCTAAAAGGCAAcgcttaaaacaaaataaagctCGTGTGGGCCAGCAGGAATCCACACTTCTTCTTCATAGTCTGtctagctagctagcctactACTCTGCCCGTGCAAATACAAAGCGAGAAATACAATATCAATTAAGTAATTAACAGGGGAACTGTGTTCTTCACATGAGGATCAAAACTGAAAGGACTATTCTAATGTTGTCTCTAAATACCCGATCAACCGCTAAGCACAGGCACGAATGCATTGGCTAACCAAAATTGTTGGCTAGCAATctaaacaaggacgcaaagatTGCAAAATGGATATACACACTCATGGCCCTGACAGCATA
Encoded proteins:
- the LOC121679829 gene encoding transmembrane protein 250 — its product is MPVIPIPRRVRSFHGPHTTCMHSACGPARTAQLVRSKYNNFDLYLKSRLMYGFVRFLLYFGCSLFTSLLWVALSALFCLQYVGVRVFLRLQYKLSIILLLLGHQRLDFSLLNDLLIYCMHVTMFLVGGLGWCFMVFVDM